The following coding sequences lie in one Halalkalicoccus subterraneus genomic window:
- a CDS encoding DUF5788 family protein, with the protein MQEYERKQLLERIGKEGSTIGAQIPEAIDIQGERVELRDFVFEIKRRETVPEGERERVEQAKRNLRKERLERLELIEEGEIPREEGERLAESIIGIDRALEGLQQLGPANVEAEVEAQEVADKKRWSRFMRQALGLDEDSTPNRR; encoded by the coding sequence GTGCAGGAGTACGAGCGAAAACAGCTGCTCGAACGCATCGGCAAGGAGGGTTCGACCATCGGCGCACAGATCCCTGAAGCCATCGACATTCAGGGAGAGCGTGTCGAGCTCCGCGATTTCGTCTTCGAGATCAAGCGCCGCGAAACGGTCCCCGAGGGGGAACGAGAGCGCGTCGAGCAGGCAAAGCGCAACCTGCGCAAGGAGCGCCTCGAACGACTGGAACTGATCGAGGAGGGCGAGATACCGAGGGAAGAGGGCGAACGCCTCGCCGAATCGATCATCGGGATCGACCGCGCGCTGGAGGGGCTCCAGCAGCTCGGTCCGGCGAACGTCGAAGCCGAGGTCGAGGCCCAGGAGGTCGCCGATAAGAAGCGGTGGTCGCGCTTCATGCGCCAAGCCCTGGGGCTCGACGAGGACAGTACACCTAACAGGCGATAA